The following coding sequences are from one Acipenser ruthenus chromosome 7, fAciRut3.2 maternal haplotype, whole genome shotgun sequence window:
- the LOC117415056 gene encoding reticulon-1-A-like isoform X2 — MASQVVSELIYWKDSKQTGAVFTGLVVALISLSQLSIISVISNLAFLLMCVTLGMRLYTKILQVLNKSDGASPFQKYLAIDISLSQEQTQCYVDRVISMGTAAAVELRRLALVEDFIDSLKFAGLMYMLTYIGAVFNALTLLIIAVICAFSLPLLYKQHQAQIDQYVELVRAHISDIRAKIQAKIPSAKPKEE, encoded by the exons TGGTCTCGGAGCTCATCTACTGGAAGGACTCCAAGCAGACAGGCGCTGTGTTCACCGGCCTGGTGGTGGCGCTCATCTCCCTGTCTCAGCTCAGCATCATCAGTGTCATCTCCAACCTGGCCTTCCTCCTCATGTGTGTCACCCTGGGTATGCGGCTCTACACCAAGATCCTGCAGGTCTTGAACAAGTCTGATGGAGCCAGCCCCTTCCA gaagtACCTGGCTATCGATATCAGCCTTTCTCAGGAGCAGACGCAGTGCTATGTCGACAGGGTCATTTCAATGGGCACCGCGGCTGCCGTTGAGCTGAGGAGACTTGCACTCGTTGAGGACTTCATCGACTCCTTGAAG tTTGCAGGTCTAATGTACATGCTGACCTACATTGGAGCGGTTTTCAATGCCCTTACTCTCCTCATTATAG CTGTGATCTGTGCTTTCTCTCTGCCACTGCTTTACAAACAACACCAG gCACAGATTGACCAGTATGTGGAGCTGGTCAGAGCACATATCAGTGACATCCGAGCAAA GATCCAGGCAAAAATTCCAAGTGCCAAACCCAAGGAGGAGTGA